GTAGCGCCTCGACCGAAACCGGGCACAACGGGACATCACGAGCGCTGCCGTTCTTGGTCACGCTGAGGTGCGCCACCCGGGCCTCAAGGTCCACGTCGCAACGCCGCAGGCCGAACAGTTCGCCTCGCCTCATAGCACTGCGCGCAAGCAGCACGATAGCGGGCCTAATCCACACCGCCTTGCTACGGTCGGCTGCGGCCAGCAGGTAGCGCATTTCGTCGTCCGACACCACTCGGGTCCTCGCAGGCGCCGGCTTCGGCCACACGATTAGGCTGGTAGGGTTGCGGTCGAGCCACTGTCGCTGCTTCACCGCATAGGTGAACACGCAAGACAACAGCGTGATGTCCTTGCGGACGGTCCCCGCACTCAGGCCGCGCTCCAGGAGGCCATCGCGCCATGTAGCCAGGTCATGCGGGGTAACGTGGTCGATGGCCTTGGTGGCCCACGGGAGTGCCTCGTAGGCGTCCCAATGCCGTTCGTAGTACGGCGCCCCACGCAGCTTCGCCCCAACGGTCTTACGGTACTCCTGGACTGCTTCCCGGAGGGTCGGTGCAGGCGCTTTCTCGGGCACCCATAGGCCCGCTTCAAGCTCCGCCTGAGTCTTGCGCCCCCAGCGCTCCGCATCGCTGCGCCGCTGAAACGTCTTGGAGACCGCCGGGGCGCCCTGGACGCGGACGCGCGCGAGGAATCTCCCTCCCCGTTCGACGATTGATGCCATGCCAATGTTCCTTCTCGATCAAGTCGTTGGAACATTGGTGGCACAAGCGCCAAAAACAGCCTTCTGCGGTCAATTTCCGGGCGCCATCGATGCCGCCAAGCTGTTGATTCCAAACAAGAATCGCGAACCTGATGGGCATCAAGTGGTTCACCGTCAACGACCACATCAAGTCGATCTACAAGAAGCTCAATGTCTCGAGCCGCGCCGAGGCCGCGGTGCTGGCCAGCAAGCAGGGCCTGGTCTGAGACCCTGACGCTAAATCTCGCCCAACAAGGCCCGCCGCGATCGCTCGCCGCGGGCCTTTTGCTTGGGGCGTACGTTGGGCCCGGGCGCTTTATGCTGGGCAGGCCTTGCCACCCACCACGGAGCGCCTGCCATGCCCTCTTTTGCATTCACCACCACCCTCGTCACCAAGCTAGCCGCTGCCGGCGCCGGCCTCGCCCTGCTAGCAGCCGCCGGCGCCTGGCTGCTGCGCCCGGCGCCCGCGCAGGCACAGCCGGCTCCGCTGGGAGCCCCGGCGGCCTGCCAATGCACGGTCAGCGAGCTGAAGATCGGCGGCTCGAGCTATGCGCCGATCTCGAACTGTCAATGCGGCGCCCTGCAATGCGTCGCCTACGGCAGCAACCAGCTGCAATGCCTGCGCCCTTGAGAACACCGCAACGCCAAACTCAAGCAAGCCAAAAAGGAAAAGGGCCGGTGTCTTTCGACACCGGCCCTTTATGTTTTGGGGTGGCTAATGGGACTCGAACCCACGACAACCAGAATCACAATCTGGGACTCTACCAACTGAGCTATAGCCACCGCAGAGCCTATGATTATAAACAGAATTTAAGCGCTGCAAAGAGATTTCTGCAATTTGCGCTTAAAAAGTTCTGCCTACCCTCTCGGCCACGCGCGCCGATCAGGGCGCGACGCCCGATGCCGCCGCGCTGGCGGGCGCGGTGATCTTGGTCTTGTAATGCGTCTTCAGTGCGTTGTAGTAGGCCATCGACTCGGCCGCGGCCCAGGCCTGGGCGTACTGCTGGGTCGCACGCGCCTCGTCGATCACGGCCGGATCGCGCGGCAGCAGCTTGTTGATGCGGGCCACGACATACAGGCCTTCGCCGCTGTCGACGCCGACATAGGACGGCAGCTTCGCGACATCGGCGCGCAGCAGCTCGTTCAGCACCTTGGGCGGCAGATTGGC
This genomic stretch from Roseateles sp. DAIF2 harbors:
- a CDS encoding site-specific integrase, with amino-acid sequence MASIVERGGRFLARVRVQGAPAVSKTFQRRSDAERWGRKTQAELEAGLWVPEKAPAPTLREAVQEYRKTVGAKLRGAPYYERHWDAYEALPWATKAIDHVTPHDLATWRDGLLERGLSAGTVRKDITLLSCVFTYAVKQRQWLDRNPTSLIVWPKPAPARTRVVSDDEMRYLLAAADRSKAVWIRPAIVLLARSAMRRGELFGLRRCDVDLEARVAHLSVTKNGSARDVPLCPVSVEALRRLLVLAPKEDDAQLLPLNSAVYVSIRFIATVKRARAMYEDDCKTEGIEPDESFAVDLPLHALRHTAATFWASSGQLGVQQLQAITGHKSLSMLSRYTHLSASQLAQRLASLVLPGCSEELGRSEL
- a CDS encoding helix-turn-helix transcriptional regulator; this encodes MGIKWFTVNDHIKSIYKKLNVSSRAEAAVLASKQGLV